Proteins from a genomic interval of Yarrowia lipolytica chromosome 1E, complete sequence:
- a CDS encoding uncharacterized protein (Compare to YALI0E09779g, no similarity), with translation MDFGGDCERNATDRMIFKREFCLDFDGYHKSGLNMSLQSLFVELDSEKQSNPSTPTKQLHQNHEKQPIQAQSSIPLLLAKVSRNKLKTEFVSTIYWCINGSITGSNTGKRRCIIVDVVVLSETSRTYYYDPLDRPSHFHYFLFPPPSLPHPKMKITSACSY, from the coding sequence ATGGACTTTGGGGGAGATTGTGAACGAAACGCGACGGATAGAATGATTTTCAAAAGGGAGTTTTGTTTGGATTTTGACGGGTATCATAAGAGTGGTTTAAACATGTCTCTACAGTCATTATTCGTCGAATTGGATTCAGAAAAACAGTCGAACCCCTCCACCCCGACCAAACAGCTTCATCAAAACCATGAGAAACAACCAATACAAGCCCAAAGTTCGATTCCCCTACTCCTTGCCAAAGTCTCCAGAAACAAACTGAAAACCGAGTTTGTATCTACGATTTATTGGTGTATAAATGGGAGTATTACAGGGAGTAATACTGGGAAAAGGAGATGTATAATTGTGGACGTTGTAGTACTTTCAGAAACTAGCAGAACATATTATTATGATCCCCTTGACCGGCCCTCTCATTTTCACTACTTTTTatttcctccaccttcaCTCCCTCATCCAAAAATGAAGATTACTTCCGCGTGCTCCTATTAG
- a CDS encoding uncharacterized protein (Compare to YALI0E09801g, similar to DEHA0C16368g Debaryomyces hansenii), whose product MIRAKFTEYKQALRNNWVGQPQYTEKDYPDIDGKNFVVTGATGGVGLEVTKLLLDKKSHVIMVGRSRSDWQPVLDQLQKDHSHGTLDFVEADLADLTTVQRAGEYIRTKYPTLDGAIFNAGVMAPPYSLTPQGHESQWGVNVVSHFLLAKYISPAVIAAAKTAPKDSVRLVWLSSSVTFVSPYEGGIKFDDINHQNDKNPSPWTLYSQSKIGDAYLAYLWSKHHPDSGVVSVSVDPGNLSSNLSRHYPILSTLKSYIQYPPKYGAYTELSALLNPAVKNNEHLIPWGVRGHLRLDVDDGRRGSVGEELWQRLNKDVAPYFKEE is encoded by the coding sequence ATGATTCGGGCCAAGTTCACCGAGTACAAACAGGCTCTGCGAAACAACTGGGTGGGCCAACCGCAGTACACTGAGAAGGACTACCCGGATATTGACGGCAAGAATTTTGTCGTCACTGGCGCCACCGGAGGAGTGGGTCTGGAGGTGACCAAGCTGTTGCTGGACAAAAAGAGCCACGTGATCATGGTTGGCCGGTCCAGAAGCGATTGGCAGCCCGTCCTGgaccagctccagaaggaCCACTCGCACGGCACGTTGGATTTCGTGGAGGCCGATCTGGCAGACTTGACCACAGTGCAACGGGCAGGAGAGTACATTCGAACCAAGTACCCGACTCTAGATGGCGCCATTTTCAACGCCGGAGTCATGGCCCCGCCCTACTCTCTCACTCCACAGGGCCACGAGTCGCAATGGGGAGTCAACGTGGTCTCGCACTTTCTGTTGGCCAAATACATTTCTCCAGCGGTGATCGCCGCGGCAAAAACTGCCCCCAAAGACTCGGTGCGCCTCGTGTGGTTGTCGTCGTCAGTCACATTCGTGAGCCCGTACGAAGGAGGCATCAAATTCGACGATATCAACCACCAGAACGACAAGAACCCGTCTCCCTGGACGCTCTACTCACAGTCCAAGATCGGAGACGCCTATCTGGCATATCTGTGGTCCAAGCACCATCCTGACTCGGGCGTGGTCTCCGTGTCCGTCGATCCGGGCAATCTGTCCTCCAATTTGTCCCGACATTACCCAATCCTCTCCACCCTCAAGAGCTACATTCAGTACCCTCCTAAGTACGGAGCCTACACAGAGTTGTCTGCACTGCTCAATCCTGCCGTCAAGAACAACGAGCATCTCATTCCCTGGGGCGTTCGAGGTCATCTTAGACTGGATGTTGACGATGGGCGCCGAGGAAGTGTCGGAGAGGAGCTCTGGCAGCGTCTTAACAAGGACGTTGCTCCCTACTTCAAGGAGGAATGA
- a CDS encoding uncharacterized protein (Compare to YALI0E09823g, similar to Saccharomyces cerevisiae THG1 (YGR024C); ancestral locus Anc_4.161, similar to DEHA0F24321g Debaryomyces hansenii) — protein MAKSRYEYVKNFEQENHLLPDCHIVVRVDGRGFHKFSKFYNFEKPNDLRAIELMNKCAELIVSQFDDVIMAYGDSDEYSFLLRRKCSLFERRESKLVSTFASTFTSYYVALWGRYFNGNESRDETRETTEELKEEERKEEERKEEERKEEERKAVKSEPRDDSRDSRSNELVIHMLPTFDARCVVYPNAQSIRDYFSWRQVDCHINNLYNTTFWTLVQQGNMTTQEAEQRLSKTVSKDKHELLFTEFGLNYNNEPDVFKKGTTIVKEFDTTGLSQRQVERKMKKMGRVRVMHCDIIRDGWWDERKWILE, from the exons ATGGCGAAAAGCAG ATACGAATACGTGAAAAACTTTGAGCAGGAAAACCATCTTCTTCCCGACTGTCATATCGTGGTTCGAGTTGATGGTCGAGGGTTTCACAAGTTTTCAAAGTTCTACAATTTTGAGAAGCCCAACGATCTCAGAGCCATTGAGTTGATGAACAAATGCGCCGAGCTGATTGTGTCTCAATTTGATGATGTTATTATGGCTTATGGCGACTCCGACGAGTATTCTTTTCTGCTGAGGAGAAAGTGTTCTCTGtttgagagaagagagagtAAACTGGTTAGTACCTTTGCTAGCACGTTTACGAGTTATTATGTCGCATTGTGGGGGAGGTATTTCAACGGAAatgagtcacgtgatgagaCACGTGAGACGACTGAGGagctgaaggaggaggagaggaaggaggaggagcggaaggaggaggaaaggaaggaggaggagagaaaaGCAGTCAAGTCTGAACCACGTGAcgactcacgtgactctcgCTCAAACGAACTTGTGATTCACATGCTTCCTACTTTTGACGCTCGATGTGTCGTCTATCCAAACGCGCAATCTATCCGAGACTACTTTTCGTGGAGACAGGTGGATTGCCATATCAacaacttgtacaatacgaCATTCTGGACGTTGGTTCAGCAGGGAAATATGACTACGCAGGAGGCTGAGCAGCGGCTTAGCAAGACCGTCAGCAAGGACAAGCATGAGCTGTTGTTCACCGAGTTTGGActcaactacaacaacGAACCGGACGTGTTCAAAAAGGGAACGACCATTGTGAAGGAGTTTGACACTACGGGGCTCAGTCAGCGGCAGGTGGAGCgcaagatgaagaagatgggGAGGGTGAGGGTGATGCATTGTGATATTATTCGAGACGGATGGTGGGATGAGAGGAAGTGGATTTTGGAGTAA